The Engystomops pustulosus chromosome 3, aEngPut4.maternal, whole genome shotgun sequence region attttattaactctttgttggtggaggaaatgaaaatcatcaatttttaggaaaatttttatgtttttttttttttttttggtcgttaaccataccataaaaatagtatattatttttattctatgggtcgccatgattacgaaaagacctcatttatatagattttttattttttcccatttttactgaataaaaagtaatttggcaaaaatgttgttaatcaccgtctttcatatgcataacttttttatttttaggctgacaaatctggttaagggcttattttttgcgagaaggattgttcttttttttagtggtcttattttaaagtgcataacattttttaaatcactttttagagcatttttttatagggtattaattgaaaattatctttttttggagcttttttggtttttttttacggggttcactttgcggttctaataatgattctgttttattatgcagattgttacggacgcagggataccaaatatgtgggggttttgtgtattttattcaattgtactgaataaaaaacaatttggagaaaatcttgttcattttagcatcaccatcttttcatatgcataacttttttatttttcggctgacaaatctggttaggggcttattttttgcgagaagagttgttctttttagtgggcttattttacagtgcataacattttttaaatcactttttagagcattttttatagggtattaattaaaaatgatcttttttcggaacgtttttgcgtttttttttctccggcgtgtaccgtgcgggtccagtaatgattctgttttattatacagattgttatggacgcggcaatatgaggggttttgtgttttttatactttatcatgtgtttttttgggaaagtgacattttaggggcttatattttaatgtatttattttttatttattctaatgtgtagtgttcagtgtttttcacttttttttacttatacttacttgaacttgaaccagtgatgctctgatcgctggttcaagttcaatacactgctctacaatactattttattgtagagcagtgtaatctgtctggcatgctcacgcatgctcagacagtttacagtctgactgccatggagaccgggcagctccggggcacatgccagtcctcggagctgcccagaagtggatcggatcccccggtaagcggcacgggggatccgattcatagcgcaaacacccttacacgccgcggtcatgcttgaacgcggtgtgtaaggggttaacaaccgcGATTGGAGtaggctccaatcgcgggtgttagcgcaggccgTCAGcagtgatagacagctgacagccgctggttctggtgccggctccgttcgtgagccagtgccagaagcaggacgttatagcacgtccccgtgcTCTTAGCATGTAGcctcggggacgtactataacgtcctggtgcgcctaggggttaaaggacatataccaacaggatgaaggatagtaaaccaagcacactgacatactggtgtgtgccccctctggtagtatCCGCTCTTATTTTAGTTTAAAATGCccttatttttatgaaaaaaaagctttaaaactatgcaaatgagcctgaggggcttcgggCTCCATAGCTGATAATTGTGCCCAGAGCCCCCATGCGCATAATTTTGCAAACCTTTTTTTTAACAagagcataaaaagctaaaagaagagcagatcctgccaaagggggcacaggctaacatgtaagtgtgcttggtttacaatctttcatccttatggtagatttcctctaagcttTATACAAATatcaaaaatctaaataaatagtAAAGGTTTAGATTCTCTCAATATACAGGCAACAATATACATCGTAGATAATAATGGTACAACATAACATGGTCAGCAATTACTGATAttttcatctgaccatgttattactctgtaatgtcttatttgatgtgtatatgtagcCCATGAAGTGCACAGTGATACAGATTTGATGGCGTTATAgacatatttataataataatcattattattatcaagGGCTTTACAGGTAAGTGTTAAGCGGTTTCACTATAAATGATATTCCCATCTTCACCATCATCCAATATATCCAATGAAATCCATGGGCTTAGGTTGCTATGATCTGCTATCTATATGATAATATTTAGTTCAGCCATTGTAGACATCACCATGTGCAATAAGCTGCAGGCTCCAACCATGCCCATGTAACACGGAATATAGAATAATTAGGTAAATGACTGTGACAGTTTACTGGCGATAAAGAAGCAGATTGTATCCAGTGCTGATTCACTTACTCAAGATTCCAATTCAAGATTCTcttcaggagaggacacaaaatgTGCAGTTTTTCCCACCCTGTGCATGTACAGGAAAGTCTGTGATATATGTATTGGGTAGAGGAATGCGCTGTCCAAATCAATCGTGTGTTATATACATTGTAGAAATATTCAGTAACAATGCACTTACGCATAAGTCGTCAATAGTGTCTGAGAATCACAATCACGTGGAATGAAGGTTCCCCAAATTCTTGTTCCTGATAATTTGCCCAACAATCAATGTAATGTGGCCCTTACCCCCAACAATAGTCACTTTATTCTTCCTCAAAAGGAATAGAAACTACATATTAATTGAGAGATGCCCAGTCTCAACCGAGAgagaagaaagggggggggggtctgccaaGGAGTAGATTTTATCTGCCGATGTCACACATTAACCCAAACTTTTTTGTAAGATGAGAGCATATATGCACAAAGGAATACATCCTCTGTTAAAAGTGGTGGCTTCAAAAAAAGTGATGAAtatatatcttaaaggaaatctaccaccaggataaagaattgtaaaccaagcagactgacatactggtgagtgccccctctggtaggttctgcttttcttttagcttcttaggaccttgtttttacaataaaaaggattcacaaattatgcaaatgaacctccggggctccagactctatagatgtcaatggagcttggagccccaaaggctcagctgcataatttttctttttcttaaaaaacaaagCTACaaggctacaagaagagcagcttctgccgagtgggcacacatcagtatgtcagtgtgcttgttttacaatccttcatcctggtggtagatttcctttaaagcaggaGGAATTCAAATGTACATTAAATATGAAAAGGTCATAAGTAGaatcaggccccatgcacacgaggGGGTCGGTGATATGACCACACAATAGAGGTTTAGGACACCCTGTGTATCTTGACACCCTGAATGAGCGGTGCGGCTGCCgtgcgaaatataggacatgttataCATATTGTCATATTTGGCTTTCTAAGGAGAGGGGTAGATGAGGAacgctcccccctcctctctcctgcaggtGGCCGCGTGCTCGCCTGGGGAAGTTATAATAATCCATGCACAAAGAATATGAGATAAGTGACTTTATTACCtatgtatcctgtgtatatacattctTCATAAATGAGGCCACATTAATAGTAATAGTAGACAGCTCTGGCAAGTCTGACAGCGCCTAAGCTCTCAGCCTGTTCCaacttgaaaaaggaatcctttgagattccgaaacgcgttgtgttgttGAGCTACCAATAAAAAGTTTCTTATGAAGATTACTCCGGATTCCATTCACCACCAGTGTGCGCCGCATTGACTACCTCCTTTCTAGTAATAATAGTAGAGTAATAGTTATCTTTGGATATAGTGAGACAAATCCTATGCTACTGTAGCTCCACCTAGTGGAGAAGAGCAAGTATCACTGTTCTGTTATATTTTTTTCCATCCTTACTTAGTTTTCCTTTGTTCTCGCACATATGACGGGTGTAATGATTTCCTAGTTTGGGCCTGACAGGACCTCTGGATGAACACAGGCCTAGAGGAAAGTTTTTCTTGATTAGcacttaaatgtttatttttgtcGCTGAGCTGAGATTTTAGGATCTCCGATCTCTTGGCCTCCCAGTCTTCATCCACCTCATCCAAGGGGTTCCCCTCCAGGGCTGCGGCCAGACGGTGGTCTCTGCATTCAACTTCAGCCCTGggagataaaaaatatattttataaaatggcaGAGAAAGGAAAACTATTCCGTTAAAAATTGACTGTATTACCTGCTCCGGTGCTGCCCCCTATGTGACCCAAATACAATAGGCATTTATTGAATATGACATTTGCAGtggctaaaggggttttccattgaTTTGTATGGGACTTCATGAAGGATTTAGAGAATGGCCAATCCCAGAATTCCTAAGTACTACTGTACAGGTCCGACATAGCTTTACCCCACTGTGGCTTAGTGggacagcacagtggctcagtggttagctttacagccttgcagcgctgaggacctgggttcaagtcccagggtcaacatctgcaaagagtttatatgttctctccatgtttgtgtgggtttcctccaggtcctccggtttcctcccacaccccaaaacatactggtaggttgattggggacagggaccgatttggcaagctctgtgctatGCTGAGTAATCtctatgcgctatataaataaaggaattattattataataattattatttcccAATGTAAAGGGTTTTCAATTAATATGAAAAACCCCCAGGGAGCCAGGGGTATGAAGACAATAAAAAGTTGTAgttgttgtagtagtagtagtagtagaatggAGTAAAGCAAGGTCTGCTCTGTAATACATAGAGAAAgagaaacaaaaacaacaacgaaggaggacggcgcctcgcgtaataacgtaGAGACAAGTGTACCGAATGTGGTGAGAAAATTGGTTGCTCACCTGGTAACCACTTGGGTACAAGCGGTAATAAATATCCAATATGGGGGAGGATCCTTGATGTTACGGAGGTTTTGATCTTAGGTTACTGCAGCAACTTTTGGGCGCTCCGAAAGACCGGTAGCCAGAGATACCGTGAAATGAAtaatgcaaaatggaaaaagtggaGGGGGCCTGGAAAGTGCGCTTGTAACCGAACAAAAATCTCTCCAAGTATAATGGTTAACACAAATTTTATTGGTAGCAGTGATATCcagtaacgcgtttcggggagaccccttcgtcagaccagaACTAGtagaataaatatatacataaatttgATGGAATACAATGAAATACATGAAATGTGGGCACATATAGATTAAGAAACACTGGAATTTATTGCTCCACGACCCATATCTCAAAAACAGCATCTCTGCTAATCCCACCGTTACTTTTCGACGACCGCTCTCTTTAAAAAATTTCCTGGCACCTAGCCGTTTACGCACCTCTAAAAAAACAAAATCTGACCTatccttttttccaaaagttttaggcagtttTAAATGTGGTCACAACCTCTGCAAGTGCTGCGAAACCATCCACCACAGAAGGTCCACTTTCCAATCAAATACAACTGGAGAGGTGTTCGAAATTAAAAGTTTCCTTAACTGCAGTTCTAACTTTgttatttatttaattgaatGTACCTGTAAATTACAGTACATTGGCCGCACTATCCAACCACTGAGAGAACGTATGAATAAACATCGGAGTAACATCACTAACGGTTTTCTCCTTCATAGTATATCGAGACATGCGGCCCTGTACCACAAACAGAGTTATAGGGAATTCATCATAACACCTATTGAACATGTCAGTCCCTCCACCCCCCAGCGTTTCGATCATTTAAAGAAACGCGAAATGTACTGGATCTATAAACTTCAGTGTCTCATGCCAGCCGGTCTCAATGAATCTCTTGAAAATATCTTTTAATATTACACACATTTCCACACACACTCTAAGTCCGTTTCCACTCCGTTGAGGGCAATATTAAATAATAGATTATATAATACCACACAATACATCTTAATAACGTATGAAATTTATTTACAGAACATTTTTTagtcattatcattattattgtatGTTCTTTGCTCCATGTAGCGTGTTGACCATTGCTCTTTATTTTAacactattattttttattttattttattttcatttcatatttatttatcttaTGTTAGTGGACCTACGGCCCATTGCTTATTTATTACTTAGGTATCAAGATTATGTCACTCCTGCCGTCCTTATATGTACCTTTATTACTTATGTTTCCTCTTATGTaccctaattatttcctatgtaccTTTAATTTTTTACTTATGTACCCTTCTATGcaccatatttatttatttatcaccTATGTACCTGATTTTTTATTGAATCATTCAGATGTATTCttccatttatctatttatttatttatttaccgaaacttatttaaaaatattttatcttatTATTTAGGTACTGTCATGCATAGTTCTTTGTTACACCCTCATACTCTTAGTGGCTATCATCCTCTCCTTTCCatttgcacacacacacagtgcctaCGTTTCCATCTCTTCTATTAGACACACCGATGTCCCGATCCCAGCGCGCATGCGCCGGCTTCCACTATTTGCCGATCTGCAGGCAAGCACCAGCGCGCATGCGCCGACTCCCACTGCCCGCCGCTCTACACGCAGGCGCCGGCGTTCTCATTCCTATATCAGACTCACTCCCCGCGCGCCTCCTTCAGTAGCTGACCGCCTGAGTTCCCTCTCAGCGCTCTTTTGTAAGTATAATGGGCTTCATCCCTCGGTTTATCCCTAATGTCCTTCTATGACTGTCATTTAAATCTCCACATCTTCATTCCTTGTCTTTTGTTTTCCCATTTAGTCTGAGTTCCCACTCAGTGGTCCCATGTAAGTCtctcatttatttttaaactatttAGTTCATTCTTAAATTATTTAGTTCATTATTTCTGCTTCTCATGCCTTCTAGCAACTCTGCCTGTTTACCCCAATTACTAtactatttaatttaattaatttatttaaattaacTTATtagattaatattatttattgtgCCCCTCATGCCTTCTAGCTACTCGGCCTGTTCACTCCAATCATTATACAAGTATATTTATTTacctatttatttatatatcatattTTACATCATATTTTTACATAAGCCCACTTCATCTCCCACCCTCTATTCATCAATCCATCCAATCAATTCCCCATACATATACTACAATTACTACCCATCTTTCCATTCTGATCCTAATGACTCAGCTAATTAtgccattatttcccctgctggtTTATGTACTTCTCTCGTCCTGTACACCCTTTTCTTCTCTTTGGTTTTTAGCAATACACTTTTTATACAGCTGTGTATCCCTTACACAATCATTTATTAAATGACTTTTaacctttcatatatatatatattttcgctATAACTGCATTATACTAATTATGAATTAATCTATATGTGCCCACATTTCATGTATTTCATTGTATTCCAtcaattttatgtatatatttattctaCTAGTtctggtctgacgaaggggtctccccgaaacgcgttactgGATATCACTGCTACCAATAAAATTTGTGTTAACCATTATACTTGGAGAGATTTTTGTTCGGTTACAAGCGCACTTTCCAGGCCCCCtccactttttccattttgcattaTATCTGTAATACATAGGACTTCCAGGATCGGCCGTCCGGTAAGTTTTCCAGGAAGTCCTGCATTTTGAATACCAGGATGAATGAAACTTACGTCTCCAGAAACTTGACACAGTCTTTATGTCCGTAAATCTCTGCGATTCTTCTGGGGGAGTCTCCATGTATATCTGTGGCATCGATAGGCGCATGTAATGAGTGGAGGGTGCGCAGGACACTAAGTTTTCCTGATTCTGCTGCAAAGTGTGCCGGTGTCCAGCCATTGTCCGTCCTCAGACATGGCCGGGCCCCAAATTCCACCATCAGCTTTACTGTGTCCGACTGACCTGCCAGGGGTAAGGAAGGTCGTTGTAATAGTTGGTACATGAATGAATTGCATGATTACTAGGCAGCCGATAATGAAATGATGACAACCAGATACAGTGTTCACACAACAGTGCCAACCAGTATCCCCCATAGCAGAGGCAGCCATAGTGCTATTCTAACAGTGCCAACCCGAATCCCCCATAACATTGCTTACacaatcccccataacagtgccagccatAGAGCTATTCTAACAGTGCCAACCcgaatcccccataacagtgcttacacaatcccccataacagtgccagccatAGAGCTATTCTAACAGTACCAACCagaatcccccataacagtgccaaccATAGTGCTCTTCTAACAGTACCAACCaaaatcccccataacagtgccagccatAGTGCTCTTCTAACCGTACCAACCagaatcccccataacagtgcttacacaatcccccataacagtgccagccatAGAGCTATTCTAACAGTACCAACCagaatcccccataacagtgccagccatAGTGCTATTCCAACAGTGCCAACCcaaatcccccataacagtgcttacacaatcccccataacagtgccagccatAGAGCTATTCTAACAGTACCAACCagaatcccccataacagtgccagccatAGTGCTATTCCAACAGTGCCAACCcgaatcccccataacagtgcttacacaatcccccataacagtgccagccatAGAGCTATTCTAACAGTACCAACCagaatcccccataacagtgccaaccATAGTGCTCTTCTAACAGTACCAACCagaatcccccataacagtgcttacacaatcccccataacagtgccagccatAGAGCTATTCTAACAGTACCAACCagaatcccccataacagtgccagccatAGTGCTATTCCAACAGTGCCAACCCGAATCCCCTATAACAGTGCTTACacaatcccccataacagtggcaGCCATAGTGCTCTTCTAACAGTACCAACCagaatcccccataacagtgccaaccATAGTGCTCTTCTAACAGTGCCAACCacaatcccccataacagtgtcagctATAGTGCTCTTCTAACAGTACCAACCagaatcccccataacagtgccaaccacaatcccccataacagtgccaaccACAATCCCCCATAACTATGTGAGCCTTAAACCACCAATACCAGTACCCACATAAAAGTGCCATAGACCACTAATACCATCAAGTAGAGTACCCCCATAGAACCACAGACTATTGATACCTGTGCGAACTAGACACCCTCCCAGAACAGTGCAGGTGCAGTGCCACAAATAATAGAACACCCAATAAAATTGCCAGACACACAGTGCTCTTCTAAAACTCCTATCCCAAATTCAACATAACAGTGCCATCCATGGACCACCAATTCATAGACCCGCCAACCAGGGTCCACCATAACAGTACTAGCCACAGATCACCAACCCCAGTGCCAATCAAAATCTCCTATAGAAATGCCAGTCATGGGCCACCAAAACCAGAGTCAATCAAAATCTCCCATAACAGTGCCAGTAATAGACACCCAATACCAATGCAGGAGTAAATCTAGAGAATATCAGTAGGACTGCAgacatggggtggggggggggggtcgtgctCGGGACCCCTGCTTTCCATTGGGAAGTTTCAGAGATAAGGCCGTCCTCATGATACCAACTACCAACTTTGGCAAGTTGCACCATCGCCTGTCGCCTGCCAAGGTCAATGTTCTAGGCAGTTATCCAACATATAACAAATGTTATTAATTTCCCAATATTCTAATCCATGCATTTCCTTGTGTATTCATAGTCTCCTGTCTGATGCAATGCGATTCTCTGACATGAATTCCTTCCAGGTGTATCATGGACGCTCCTTATTTCTTCACAATTTGTGCCTTTCCTCCTAATTCTTATCTATACATGGATGACATGGAAGTCCAGACTTACAGAATAAGAGATGTAAGGTTCTATACAATTCAGCATTGGATGTACCTTTGGCTGCGGCCCAGTGCAGGGCGGTCCTGTCGCTCCAGTCAATATCTTTGTGATTTGGGTCATGGAGACCCTTCTTCAGGATCTCAGAGACCAAATCATAATCCCCGAGAGCCGCTGCTTGGTGGAGTTCAGTGTAGTCAGCCATCTTGTAAATTTCTGGTTGTAAAGAAACAGTTAATACATTGCTGAGCATTAGTATGGAtggatgatggtgtagtagtagtagaagtagtagtagaaaGAGTGATATATAGGAAAACCGAAATTTTTGTTGTCCAATGCAGGGGAAGAGGGCCTGATAGTAGTAGAGAACTACCGAGGTTTCCACCATTCTCCATTAGACTAATCCATTGACATTGAAAGACCCCAGAAAGATCCCAGACCACCCCATGAAGGGGAACATTGTATCTAAATTCAGTAAGAGGGGTACTGTTTCTAATTTGAATATAATTTTAAGGCCAAGGTACAATAAGCTAATCATAAGGTAGTCACAATACTGGGAGAATACTGAGAAGATATCAGTCCTTACAACCCTCTACTAATCTGAGAAGATATCAGAAATAAAGGGTCTGACATTTTGGAGTAGAATATTTTGCAGAATAAATTTTGCCTGGTTTACAAAAAAAACTGGCACTACTATACTTTTAATACAACTTTTTTGTTTGTTGTGCCCTattcatatacattttttatttttttaaattttggaatAAAAGCTATGATTTATTAGTAAGCATTGTACGGATTTTGGTTTTTAATAACAACCTTTGGTAGTTTActgtaatttaaaggacatctaccaccaggatgaaggattgtaaaccaagcacacttacatgctggtgtgtgtcccctctggcaggatctgctcttcttttagctttatatgccattgttttttacagaaaaaggctttacaaatcatgcaaatgagtctgagggcctCCAGGAGACTGGAGCttctgaggctcatttacataattttaaaagcctttttattttttagtaaaaATCTTGGAaatagaaactaaaagaagagcagatcctgccagaggatcctggaggtagatttcctttaatgtaaaataaacccTGCCGTGACAATGGTCATTgtaaatttttaataatttaaggCCGAGGTGCGCAAACCGTGCTATGGGGCCCCATGATTTCTATGTACCCTTCATTCAAAGTGTGGAACTTCAACCGGTTTTAGCCAAAACTTCAAATTTCAGGCTTAAGCGAGACATTCACTGACAAAGACAAAGGGTGAGAATAGACGGTGCAGCCATGGCACAGCCGCAATGTATTTGTGCTGCACTTGGCTgcatcaattaaaggggtttatccacaggaaaccacaggataggacctaacttgctgatcggtgggggtctcagtgatcacagatcacgagaatgagcACTGTGCTTGGCAATCTCTGTCAACGAGATGACTGGAACGAAACGGACATGCACGTCCACTCATCTCTGGGAGCGCCGAGGGGACTGACGGAGCTACCTTGgaaccccattcttgtgatctgtggaggtGTCATCGCTGAGACCCCCAACCATCAGCAcgttagcccctatcctgtggcTAAGGAGAAATCCCCAGTAAGGAATCTTGCGATAATTCACAACAACAGTTTTTTAGtgacagtacaggtggtcccctacttaagaacacccgacttagagacgacccctagttacaaacggacctttggatgttgggaatttacagtactgtactttagccttagactacaataaacagctatattaGTTACTAAAGGTATcttcaattaagctttattgttaatccgggttcttatgacagcccaacaatttttaaatccaattatcacaaggccaaaaaaattttgtctggagcaac contains the following coding sequences:
- the ANKRD66 gene encoding ankyrin repeat domain-containing protein 66, whose translation is MADYTELHQAAALGDYDLVSEILKKGLHDPNHKDIDWSDRTALHWAAAKGQSDTVKLMVEFGARPCLRTDNGWTPAHFAAESGKLSVLRTLHSLHAPIDATDIHGDSPRRIAEIYGHKDCVKFLETAEVECRDHRLAAALEGNPLDEVDEDWEAKRSEILKSQLSDKNKHLSANQEKLSSRPVFIQRSCQAQTRKSLHPSYVREQRKTK